The genomic region GATGCTTCCTGAAAAGGCTGCTTTTGCATCAATGAATCTTTCCTGTGGATAGACGGCAATCTGTGTGGATGTCGGCTTTTAATATAACCTTGATTATCCGGATTTCAGCGAGAAAACTTTGAAACAACTTAAAAGTTTTCTTCCCGAATATGCTACTCCGAATAACCTGCTGGATATTAATCCTGTATTTGTGTACCTGAAAGGGAAAAGTGTTGATATTTCGGATTGTTTAATCATTGAATATGGATAAAATGAATAAATTATTCCGGAACATTAATCTAAAAATATTCATTCCGTCGTGTCTTACATTGATCATATTGATCAGTGTGCTGCTGTTTTTTTCGGTGGAATCGATGTGTATCATTCAACGCTTATATGATGTATGTACGGAAAAATTCGGCTGGTTATATCAGTTGACATGCTTTGCTTGTTTCGGATTTCTGATATGGATCTCATGCAGCAAGGTCGGAAATATAAAATTGGGAGAAAGCGGTGAAAAACCGCAGTATTCCGATACTTTATGGATTGCTATGTTATTTACCGCAGGAGTGGGTACAAGCATTGTGATACTTGGGTTTTTGGAACCTATCTATTACGTAAGCAGTCCTCCGTTTAACATAGAACCTATGAGTGAGATGGCTTATGAATATGCGCATATGTATGGGCAGTTTCACTGGGGATTGGGAGCTTGGGCTTTTTATAATCCTGCCATTATAGCGGTCGCTTATATGATGTATGTAAGAAAAGAATCAACTATACGATTAAGCTCCGCATGTAGACCGATCTTGAAAAAAAATACTGACAGATGGCCGGGATATTGTATTGATATTTTTGTAATATTCGGAATCGTGGGTTCGATCACGACATCGCTTGGAATCGGTACTCCTGTGTTGGCAAATATTATAAGGGAAGTGTTTGGGATCCCACAGCAATATGAATTGGAAATAAAGATGGTCATATTGGTTATATGGGTAATGATATTCGGTACCAGTGTTTTCCTTGGACTGGAAAAGGGAATACAACGGCTCAGCAATATTAATATCATTATGGCATTTGTGTTTATGATGGCCGTTTTTTTGATTGGCCCAACTGTAGTAATCTTAAAAATGGAAGTGAATAGTCTCGGATTGTACATTTCGAATTTTTTCAGGATGAGTACATATACGCAGCCGTTTGGGGACGGAGACTTTACAAGGAACTGGACAGTATTTTACTGGGGATGGTGGATTGCCTTTATGCCTATGATGGGTATGTTTGTCGGGAAAATATCCAGAGGAAGGACCATAAAAAATGTTGTCTGGGGACAGCTGATTTGGGGAACGGCCGGCTGCTGTCTGAGTTTCATGATTTTCGGCGGGTATTCGTTATATCTGCAAAAGAGCGGAAAAGTAGATTTGGTATCCGTATTGAATAAGGGAACGCAGAGCGATGCAATAATTGCCATTCTTAAAACCTTGCCAATGTCCCGGATCATGATGATTTTTCTATGCGTGGTATGCTTTATATATTTGGCAACGACAATTGATTCGTGTGCATATGTACTGGCAGGGGTAACAACAGATGATTTAGAGCCGACGAAAGATCCGGCCAGGTGGAATCGCCTTTTTTGGGCAATTCTGTTCAGTATTTTATCTATAGCAATTATGGTAGTCAGTGGAATTGAAACTGTAAAAATCATGTCGGTCGTAACGGGCATTTTTCTGATTCTGGTTTTATTTCTTCTGATGGTAGCGGTAAAGATAAGACTTGAAGAAGATCTATCCGAAAAGAAAAAAAAGGAAATAAATATGGGATGAATACTGAAGGATCATTGCAGGTCAGTGTAAAATAGCGGAAATAAGAAACGGAAATGTCTGTAGAAATACCTTTAGATGAAACAATTGAAACGATAGATCGCGTGGGAAGACAGTTGCCGACTTGCTTAAAGGGAACTTATGGAGGACTATGCTGTACTCCGACCGGCCAAAAGATTGCAAAAACCTGTGAGGAGGAGTGAGAGCAAAAGTGTCTGTTGCATGAGATAAAAACTCCGCGAATTTCGGTTCGGTCAGATAAAAATTAATTTTAGGCGCAGATGGTGACCTTGACTTCTCATATAACACTCGGATTGCAAATTATAAAAAATACAGCTTAAAGATTTTACTCTAACGCCCGCTTAACCCTGACATTTGTTTTGGCACGAAAGTTGCTTAGGTGGTTGCTGCAAAATATTTTTTGCAAAAAACAGGCGAATTTTGGGGGAGGGGCTTAGTTGGTTTAGTAAGTTTTAGGAATATATTCCAAGAAGTAATTAATTTTATGAAGTTTTCGGAATAAAATAGCAGTATGAAAAAGTTGTACGAAAAAGAGTTTCCAAGAATCGTCAGAAGCGAATATTTGGAGCGTTTAAGGAATCTGCGTCACAAAAAACTGATAAAAATTATAACGGGGGGCCGCCGTTGCGGAAAATCCACGATTCTGGAAATGTTCCGCGATGAACTTCCGTCGGAAGGCATAAAAAAAAGAGCAAATTATTTTCATAAGTCATTTGCCCCAGCGGCTCTGACTATATTTGACAATATATCCTTGTGAATATATATTATTTCTATGGGAAAAACAATTATAAGCAAAGATAATCGTTTTGAGTGGGATGAAGAGAAAAACCGTGCCAATATTGAAAAGCATGGAATAGACTTTGAAGAAATATTGGAAGTATTTGATGACCCTGCATTTTTAACAGGATATGATTTTGCGCATTCTGAAAAAGAAGATAGGTATTATGGGATCGGAAACTTGAACGGAATATTGATAGTGTTGGTTTTTTTTACCGAAAATAACGGAAGAATACGGTTAATATCCGCACGGCAAGCAGAAAAGGAATTGAGGGAGGAATATTATGATTATTTCAAAAAAATTAACGGCTGAACGATTGGAAGAAATAAAAAATTATCCTATATGTTATGATGAAGACAGCCCAAAACTGACAAAGGAACAAATTGCAAGGCTAAGACCGGCGCATGAAGCATATTGGAACGTAATCCCCGTTAAAAAAACAATTTCCATAAAAATAGATGCGGATATCCTTGCGGCCCTTAAGTCATTAGGTAAAGGCTATCAGACTAGGATAAACAGTATTTTAAGAAAAGCTGTTACGACAGGCGATTATTAACATAAACCGGCTTCCCAAATGTGTAAATCCGTTATAACACTCGATATCAGCGGGCAAAAAAAATTACTGCGCACTCAGATGAAAAAAACTCTGAAAGATCTTTTTAACGACGGCTCTAAAGTTCATGAAGCCGCAAAAAAAGCCGCCGAGTTTTTTTTGAATTGGAAATTTTACAAAGAAGCGGACGTACTTATGGCCTTTGTATCGTCAAAAGAGGAAATCGATACTTTGGCTATCCTGCATGAGGCGCTTTCGGACAAGAAGGAAGTCGCCGTTCCCCGCGTTATTACAGATACTGAAATGGATTTTTTCTATTTGGAAAGGGATAAGCCTTTTGAAGACCAGCTTAAACCGGGAATATTCGGTATCCTTGAGCCGAAGGAATTTTTAAAGCGGTTTGAAGTTGCGGATACTGCAGGTAAAAAGGCTGTTATGCTCGTCCCCGGGCTTGCATTTTCAAAAGAGGGGCACAGGATGGGAAAGGGCAAGGGATTTTACGACAGGTACTTTTCGCGTTTTTTGCCGCCGGTGAGGTGCGGCTTTTGTTTTGACGTTCAAATAGTTCAGGAAGTTCCGCACGATGATTTTGACGCGGATGTTTCTCATGTGATAAGCGAGTCGGGTATTATCGATTGCGGTAATCGCGGCGTCCGGCCGTTTTTAGCGCTTGGAATCCTTTGAGTACAGTCTGAGAGGAGGTTCTTCAAGAATGTATTTTTGAGCCGTTTCGAACATATCTTCTGCGGTCAGCTTTGAAATAAATTCGTATTCGGTTATATAGCGCCATGCGCTGTCGAGGTCGGCGTCGTTGAAAGCGTCTTCGGTTTTTGGCGACGAGGGAGATTGCGTTTGCCCGTCTTCTTGTTCCGTCGCCTCTTGCGACGTTCGTTCGCTTTGCTCCGGCAGCGTTTCGGCCATGTGTCCGTCTTCCTGCTCTGCGGAATGTTTGTCTTTGTCCGCGGCTTTTATGGGGCCTTGTTCAAGGCCGCTTCGGATTAAAAGAGCTGTGCCGCGGTTTGTCTGCGTTTTTGAAAGCGACTGCAATATCCACCTGTTTTTTACCGAATCTGCAGCTGATTGAATTTGTAAGGACGGGAGGAATCGGTTTACGACTTCTTTATAAAGAGAATCTATTTTGTCCGTATGACGCACGTTTATGAACGTTATTACAGCCGCCTGAATTTCCGCGCTTGCGGGCGTTATTTTTACGAAT from Treponema parvum harbors:
- a CDS encoding BCCT family transporter encodes the protein MNKLFRNINLKIFIPSCLTLIILISVLLFFSVESMCIIQRLYDVCTEKFGWLYQLTCFACFGFLIWISCSKVGNIKLGESGEKPQYSDTLWIAMLFTAGVGTSIVILGFLEPIYYVSSPPFNIEPMSEMAYEYAHMYGQFHWGLGAWAFYNPAIIAVAYMMYVRKESTIRLSSACRPILKKNTDRWPGYCIDIFVIFGIVGSITTSLGIGTPVLANIIREVFGIPQQYELEIKMVILVIWVMIFGTSVFLGLEKGIQRLSNINIIMAFVFMMAVFLIGPTVVILKMEVNSLGLYISNFFRMSTYTQPFGDGDFTRNWTVFYWGWWIAFMPMMGMFVGKISRGRTIKNVVWGQLIWGTAGCCLSFMIFGGYSLYLQKSGKVDLVSVLNKGTQSDAIIAILKTLPMSRIMMIFLCVVCFIYLATTIDSCAYVLAGVTTDDLEPTKDPARWNRLFWAILFSILSIAIMVVSGIETVKIMSVVTGIFLILVLFLLMVAVKIRLEEDLSEKKKKEINMG
- a CDS encoding BrnT family toxin — protein: MGKTIISKDNRFEWDEEKNRANIEKHGIDFEEILEVFDDPAFLTGYDFAHSEKEDRYYGIGNLNGILIVLVFFTENNGRIRLISARQAEKELREEYYDYFKKING
- a CDS encoding BrnA antitoxin family protein gives rise to the protein MIISKKLTAERLEEIKNYPICYDEDSPKLTKEQIARLRPAHEAYWNVIPVKKTISIKIDADILAALKSLGKGYQTRINSILRKAVTTGDY
- a CDS encoding 5-formyltetrahydrofolate cyclo-ligase: MCKSVITLDISGQKKLLRTQMKKTLKDLFNDGSKVHEAAKKAAEFFLNWKFYKEADVLMAFVSSKEEIDTLAILHEALSDKKEVAVPRVITDTEMDFFYLERDKPFEDQLKPGIFGILEPKEFLKRFEVADTAGKKAVMLVPGLAFSKEGHRMGKGKGFYDRYFSRFLPPVRCGFCFDVQIVQEVPHDDFDADVSHVISESGIIDCGNRGVRPFLALGIL